GCAAGCTCGACCAGTTCACTTGTACGCTTTTCTTTCCAGGCGGTTCCATATATAAAAGCTGGAACGTCCATATCCATCATTCAATCTCCTTCTCAATTGATTGCCTGCATACAAAATTTATATTGACTCTATTTTGATTCAAAAAACTGAATAAGTCATGGTTGGGCACTGTATCTTAAAATGAGCCACAGTTGCAAGCGACTGTGGCAGGCAGGTAAGAATTAGTTGAATTGATAAGCGGTTGTATTCTCATGCTCCATCTCAGTCACTGCAGGTTTGAGACAAGCAGAAACCCAGGTAGTACCAAGGCGTGTCATAAAGGCAATTCCTTCAACCAGAGCGTTAATTGGTGTCATCACCGCCAAAGAGGCAGCCAAACCAAAATGTACTTGTAAATTATGGAAATTCTCTTTCGCATGTAAAGGCTTACAGATAGCCAAATTGACAATACACTCTATCGCAGATTCAACCCCATACAACGCTTCGACTAATGAATGAAATCCGCCTTTAGCCAAAGAGGTAACTGGGGATGACATTTGTCCTAAACAATCTGAGGCATTTTTATAAGAAGAAAAGAACCTGGTTCTGTTAAAGTAATTGGATGAAGGCAGCTCATTAACCATTTGATATCCACTTACTTTGTTTGTCCACTTCGCTGTAAGTCCAGTTTCTAATAAATCATGACGTGGTTCTTGTCCAACAAACCATGATGATATAACTCTTGTAAGCATTTCAACAGCATGAGTCAAAGCGTGAATTGGAGCCATAAGCAATAGACAGGTAGAGAGAGTCAAATGGCAACCCACATCTTTTATCGCGTCGAATGCCAAGCCTGGTTTTAAAATTAATAAATTACCTACAGTTCGCAAGGTGGCCCATACTGCTCTTGAAGCATGATAGCAAGCATATAAGCCATTGATAATAGGGGTAATTCCTACTAATGCCAAACCAGCCCAAAATTCATTGGTATCGGCATAGTGATTAATAAATCGCTTGGTTGAAATATATTCTCTATCTGGTAATAACCCATCGTGAATGAGCGATTCAATTTCTTTTCTAAGGTCTGTCATTATGGTCTCTCTCTGTGTTAGTTAAACAAGCGGGGAGAGTATAACCAAAAAAACACAAATGACCAATATTGGCCCATGTTGTATTTGATATTCGCATCTGTTTTATTTTGTCTTTTGAACACCAACCAAAAGAACTAAGAACCAATAATACCCTTATTGGATATAAGTCATTGAATAACTTTCTTTATTATTGCGTTTGTTCCAATCGACCATAATGCATCACATCGTGTGATGGAAAATGCAGTATGGAATACTTCAAAGATGGAGTTGGGCATGGAGTACAAGGTAAATCCTATCGAATTAAAACAATAAATGGACTTTGCGGTAACAAGTTTTCACTTGTTTTTTTCAATCAGATCCAGATGTTTGTGTATTAAATCGATAATAACATCAATCGAAAAATCAGGGCAATATCGAGGATACGTCCTATTTAAACCACCAGAATGCTTCTCTAAAAGTTGAAGGTCATATTCCAACATATCTTCTACATCGAAAATGTTTTTATTCCATCTGTCTTCATTATGAACACCTAAACCTCCATCAAAAAGCAACCCATTAGGTAATCGGATTAAAATATGCCAGCATTCATCAGAATTTTTCAGCATAATAAATGCAATATTTACCTTTTCGGTAAATTTTTGATTCCAAATCTTGTAAAAAGCATTGGCAAATGGACCACAAGGGCCTGAGTTAATTGCAGGTTCACCAAAATTGTCACCAGCAATGGTGACGTATCCATAGAGTTTATTTATTTCCTTAGATAAGCTATTCAGGGTATTGAGAACATTATTTTCGGCATTCATAAATAATTGCCTCATCCTGCGCATTTGGGGTTGCAGCACTATCAAATGCTTTAATCAAACGGACATTTTTAAAACCACAACTTTTAAGAATGCCTGTTAACTCTTGCGGATCGTAAATTCTTACTCTCAACTCTTCAACTTCCGTATGAATTATACTATTGTTGTGAACGAGTTCATATTTACCGATAGAATGACAAACCTGATCCTTCAGGGTTGCTAATTGACTTAGCATAATCATCTGGCCATTGGGTTTATGCCAAACTGAGCCTCTCCAGGCATCGAGTTGCGGTACTGCTTTGAGTGTTTCGCCCTCAAACAATAAAATACCATCATCGCTTAGGTGATTATAAAATGTTTCAAGAGCTAATCTTACCGTTGCAGGATCGATAATCAAGCAAAAGGAACCGCTTGGTATAAAAATCAAATTGTATTTTTCTGGTCTCGTCAAATCTTCAACAAAACCTCTCCATACTTTGGGTTTGATATTTTTAGCTTTGGCTTTAATATTGAGAGCATCAAGCATATATTCGCTTGCATCAAAGCCATGCACTTCGAATCCTTCTTCAATTAATGGAAGTAAGAAACGGCCCGTACCACACATTGGCTCCAAAATAGGACCTTTCACATTCATGACATAACTGCGATAAAATGCATAAGCATCTTCAGGAGGGTTGGGTTTGCTTAAGTCATAGACCTCAGTGCACAAGCTAAGATAAGTATCCAGGTTTTTTAGTTTTGTCATCTTTTTTACCAATTAAAAAATTTTTGATTATTTGAATTTGCACTTCGGTACTTAGGAGACCGTCAATTACTATAGTGGCATTTTGTTTCAGATCGTCATCAAAAAACAAAGGTCTTGAATGGTTTAAATAAAAACTGATTTCTTCAAGAAGATTTTCTTTAGTTTGTAATTCATCTTTAAAATCCCTCAAAACGCGACGGCACAATGAAATATCAAGTGGCACCTCAATATGAACACAGGTATCAATATATTCGCCTGTTTGTATGTGAAGTTTGCCTAAAGGAGCATCAAAAATTATGTATTCCGTGGGCTTGAGCAAAGTGCGTAAAACCGGATGGATGCTCTCTTTTTTTGATTTCAGGTTTGCTAAAGTCTTTGCAAGACGTTCTCTTTGAAATTCATTGTAATTGCAACCCTTATGATACCACTCGATATAATCCTCGGGTTCTAAAGAAATGTCATCAAAGTCATCCCATGAAATAAGAGTTGCTTTTAAATCCAGGGACAATGCTTTTGCCAAAGTGGATTTTCCAGCGCCTGTTATACCACTAATGCCAATAATATGAGGAGTCATAATAATATCTCCATCACAGTGACTGGATGCCCTTTAAATTTATCCATGCCGATTATGGCCCAACCAAGGCGGGAGTAATAATTAGGAATGGTTGGGTCAAAGGCAAAAAGATGCAGCTTATTAAAACCTAAATCTCTGGCTTTATTTTTTGTGGCGTCAATTAGCCTGCTTCCAATACCTTGTTTCTGATATGCAGGGTCAACCACAAGGGAGCCAAGCCATGGGGTTATGTCAGGCTTGATGCCATCATTTTCACGCAAAGAGCACATCCCAACAGGTTTTCCAGCATCAAGTGCGATAAACGTAATGGGTAGTTTGTCAGCATTTAGGTGTTCACTGAACCGTTGAATCACTTGTTCAACCGGGATCTCAGGAACCCAGATTTTTCCAAGTACTTCATGCCATATTTTTGCACATCCGAGGATAGTGTCTGGATAATTTTTTAGAAGGTCTATGGTGATCATGCTTTACTTACATTGATGAGTTCAGGCATTAAACTTTTGAGGCGTATAATAGTCGGTAACACTTGCATTACTTGTTCCATGCCAATTTTTTGTTGTTCGGGATCGTGCTGGTTTGCAGCTCGTTGGATGTTATAGACCATCCAATTAATCCAATTACCTAAAACACCAAAAAAAGCGGCTTCAACTATGTTTATATCAATTATCCCGCCAGCTTCTTTGTATGCTCTTATCATTTTACCAAATAGATTTTTATCAAGTTGTGTAGTAATCCCAGACCAATCTAATGCTGCATTCACAATTTCATAGGTAGGGTTAAGCTTGCGAGCGGATTCCCAGTCAATGAGTACGGGATTTTTTGAGCAATCCCATAAGACATTTTTTTGATCCAAGTCGCCGTGACTAATTACTGTATGATCGTTTAGCATTAAAATTGCGTCATGATAATTTGTATTAATTTCCAATATTGTTACTGAACTTTCCATCAAGGATGAAGCGATAGCGAGATTCTTTTTTTGGGCCAAATCTATTAACGCTATGATCTTATCATTTTCATGAATATCAAATTCTGCTCCATCAATTTCTTTAAACTGCACATTGATCTGATGCATCTTAGATAAAATACGAGCAATTTCCAAAGCTTGAGATGCACTTACAGTATCCTTATCAAGGGCTTTTGCATTGACCCATGGGTAGACTAGAAAACCAGTCTCATTAATTATAAAAAGATGCTTATCTGATTTTTCAATAGCATTAACAGCAGGAATACCAAGTGCTACAAAAGCTGAGGCAATGTTTTCACTCAACTCGTAATTTCTAATAACACGATGATCTGTAAGATTAATGTCTTTTGATAATTGTTTAATCGCAAAAGATCCTTTATCAGTATTTAGCTGCCACATGATGTGAAGTAAACCGCCATGTACTCTTTGGGGCTCTTGTATAGGATCACCCAAATTAAAGTGTTGGCATAGACGCTTGATATGATTTTGGTTCATAGCCAATTCTAATTCTTTGATTTTATTTGATTTTATTGGTCGGAGTGACAGGAATTGAACCTGCGACCCCTGCCTCCCGAAGGCAGTGCTCTACCAGTCTGAGCTACACTCCGCTTTTGTTTGAAATTTATTTGATTAATTTAATGACTTGAGAAAGTATACGAGTTATTTTACTTGAAGTTAATTTATCCGTCGATTGATTGTTGATTTGAGTACTTAAATTTACCTCACCCCCCCCCTTAATTCATTCATATGAAACGATATAAACATAAATTATTATGAATAAGCGGGTATCTATTTTATGCTATACATTGATTTTACGGCTTTTTTACCTTTTCTTAAGGTCTGTTTAATGTTCTATTGTCAATTTTGGGCTAATATAACAGTAATATCCTTATTACCCGAGTAAATATAAATGGCAGACGGCGATATCGAAATCAAAGCAGGTTTTGCAGAAACTGATCTAGACGATCGCAAATTGACAATGATAGATGATTTGAATAATCCATTAACCATAGTGGAGCGAGTCTATCTAATATGGTGGCATTGGGCAGATTTTCATCTTCATGTTATTTCTCCACATATTGATACTATTACTCCTGCGATAGTCATCGAACCCGAGCTGATACCTGGTTCTAATGATCATGAATTTGTTTATCCCATTCATGATAGTGGCTCTAAATTATCTACATCCAAAAGCCAGGATATGTTTAGTGCGGGTATGTCCATGTGCAAACTTTTCTATACTATTGAAAAAATGGTTCATATATTGGTAGATCGCTTAAAATCTGGTGGAGTCAGTATGGAAGCAGAAGTTCAGATAGCTTTTGCTGGCCATGAAATAGCACAGAGAAAGGCTTTTGAGTCCATTATTAATTTACCTTATAACGTTGTTGTGACTAATTTTGATCCTGGAATATGGGGTGAAAAATATTTACAAAATGTGAAGCGATTGGCGGATAAGGGGTATGGTTATCCTCCTGAATCCCCAAGAGAAAATTATAAGCATCCGGTATCTTCTGCAACTACTGCACGAAAATAAATAATTAGCGAGAATGGCTCAACAATGTTTTAAACTTTTTTAAAACACGTTTGGGTCCATTGATGCAAAAGCACGTAACTCCCCTTTAAGCAAAAAGGAGCTATTAAAGTGGCAGGAATAAAATAAAAAAATCGGGCGATAATTTGTTGTCTTGATAGTTTTTTACCAGAGTCAGTTGTCAGTTTAAATCGCCAGGCTTTCATGCCTACAGTTTGTCCACCAAATCGAATAGATGCATAATAATAAACAAAAACGATACTGAATAATGAACATTGGTACCAACGGGTAGCAGGTGGAATGGCTTGTCCATGAGTGAATAAGAGCAGGACAGAGGTGTATGCAAAAAATAAAATAGATAAAATGATTAAATCATAAATCATTGCACCTGTATATTTGATGAAAAACATAACTAATACTTATCCTGTATTGATTTCAACTATAATTTTTGGAATATTGAGCATTTGGAAAAACACATTCTAAATTTTTTGTTGCTCAAATAGAAGACTATGTCAGACAGGGAAAAACAAAAAGAATGTTGATTAAGTGATTATGCAATCAGCTATTCATTATTTTTGTACCTTGGCTTACCAAGGCTAAACTGTCAATATATAATTGACTTAAATCAATTCCATTAATGTTGAGTTGAGTTACTTCTTCCCAGTGCCCTTCTTCATAAGCAATTACCAAAGACAGTAGACTGCCTAAAGGTCCAGATTTATTTGTTAAAGCATTTTTTATCTCCTCAGCCAGGGTAATGTGTTCTACCAATGCGGGCATGGGTTTGTTTAATAAACAGTCTAATATGGATAATAATCCTGCAGTGTAAGCGCTTTGACTGAAAATATTGGAACTTTTTTTCGCGAGTGCTTCCGCCATATGGGCTCTGATTAGACCTGATTCCAATATTTCTATGGGTTTATCAGAGATATTTTTCATAGAAAATAACATAACCCATTTTTTCAGGTTAATGATACCAAGCCTTGCAACAGCTTGATCGATGGATTCTATGCTTGGTCCGCTAGAAAATCCAACTGAATTGACAAGTTTTAGAAGTTGATAGCTTAGTAATGGATCAGCCTGGATAATATGAGTGATAGTGTTTAAATCGCAATCTTCTTTTTGTAATTCCTGGATGAGTTGGAGTACATTTAATTTGTTTGCCGCTATTTCTGTTCGTTCCTCTGCAATAGGGTTAAGCAGGAAATCACCACAATAATAATCCATGGTCATCGCTTTACATTTTTCAAAATTGACGTGTTGATTTAGACCATAAGCAATAATTTTACGATTTTTTGCCTTACTGTATTGTACTACCTTGGTTACGTCCGATTTACTCATTAACTGCTCAGTCAGTCCTATGTATTCGGCAAAATTTAGCCACGCCAATTGTTGAGGGGTATTAATCAGCAAGGCGATAGAAAATAGAGAATCTTGTAGTTCAGCTAGTGAATAAACAGATTCGATTTCATCTGCGGATAATTTTAAAATAATGGGGTTGTTGATTGGAGTTTCAAATTGCTCAAGCATTTTTTTTAGCGAAAAAGGGACAAATAAAGGTAATTGGGTGTCTGTGTGGTAAATGAGATCATAAAGTTGCCGTGTTAATTCTTCATTAAGCATTACATTGCGGCAGGATAATATTTCAAAGGCGACACATTTTAATTGTTGATTATATATTGGCCTCTTGGTGATCATAAAGACCTCCATTTGCTCACATTATGTAATCATAGTACGGGTTTTTATAATTGGCCAATAGACTATTCATTTTCCTTATAAACTGAACTTTGCGTGATAAAAACAGAGTGCTATACTTCCCATGCATGAATTGAAATTTAGTAATTCTAAATAGTTTTTAAGACCCAATTTTTTTATTTTTCAAAGCCATTTGTTGCGCAGTATACTTAATGAATTATGTTTCTCAATAAGTCTAAAGGGTGAATGTGAAGTAATTGAATGGGATTGAATATTTAGAAGAAAATATATTGATGACATTTTCTTATGAGGAAGAAATTAATAGTGAACAAGAAAAGACCGATCAATCTTGATTTAAGCAGCCTGAAATTTCCGCCTATGGCTATCGCGTCTATATTACATAGGATTTCAGGAGTTCTGATATTTTTATTATTTCCCTTCGTATTATTTATTCTTGGTTGTTCCTTGCAATCAGAGGAATCTTTTGTACAGACTAAAATAATTTTAGCTAATCCCTACTATAAACTTATGTTATGGGCTTTTGGCGCCTCTATGATTTATCATGTAATCGCAGGTATAAGACACCTGATAATGGATATGGGATTTGGTGAGAGTCTTCGTGTTGGTCGTATGTCGGCCGTTTCAATTATAGTTCTTGCAGTTATTTTGGCAATTTTTCTAGGAATCTGGATATGGTAAACAATGTCACCAGTTTAACAGGAAATGGGTTAAAGGATTGGTTAATTCAACGAGTTACCGCTGTCTATTTTGCAGCTTATTTAATTTTCTTGTTTGGATTTATATTGTCAAATCCTGATTTAAGTTTTTCTCAATGGCATCTTTTGTTTGCTAATAAGGCGTTTCAAATTGCAACAACAATTGGATTGATAGCATTGACATTGCATGCCTGGATAGGTATTTGGACAGTAACTACAGATTATATGAAATGTACTGTTATACGTTTATCAGTGCAGTTATTAGTTGTTTTATGGCTCCTTAGCCAATTCATTTGGGGCCTTATGATCATTTGGGGACAATAGCATGACAGTGGCACGTAACAGGTTTGATGCGGTAATTATAGGAGCTGGTGGTGCAGGAATGCGAGCTGCACTCCAGATGACAAATTCTGGTCTAAAAGTAGCGTTGTTATCGAAAGTATTTCCAACCCGCTCACATACTGTGTCGGCTCAAGGCGGTATTACAGCGGCTTTGGGAAATGCTGATGAAGACGATTGGCGTTGGCACATGTATGATACCGTGAAAGGCGCTGATTACATTGGTGATCAGGATTGTATAGAATATTTGTGTAAAACTGGCCCTGAAGCAGTTTATGAGCTGGAACATATGGGTCTACCTTTTTCACGAATGGATAATGGAAAAATTTACCAACGTCAGTTTGGCGGCCAATCAAAACATTTTGGTGGAGAACAAGCGGCTCGTACTTGTGCTGCCGCGGATAGAACAGGGCATGCTTTACTGCATACTCTTTATCAACAGAATTTAAAAGCTAAAACTCACGTATTTAGTGAATGGTATGCTCTCGATCTGGTAAAAAACTCGCAAGGAAGGATTGCAGGTGTTACTGCAATGTGTATGGAGACAGGCGAGATTGTGTTTTTTCAAACTCGAGTTTGTATTTTGGCAACAGGGGGAGCCGGTAGAATTTTTCAATCGACAACGAATGCTTTTATCAATACTGGCGATGGCTTTGGAATGGCCCTAAGAGCAGGCATCCCTCTTCAAGACATGGAAATGTGGCAATTTCATCCAACAGGTATAGCCGGCGCCGGTGTTCTGGTGACTGAGGGTTGCCGAGGTGAGGGTGGATATTTAATTAACAAAGATGGCGAGCGCTTTATGGAACGTTATGCCCCCAGAGTAAAGGATTTGGCTTCGCGGGATGTGGTCGCTCGTGCGATGGCTTTGGAAATTCGGGCTGGGAAGGGATTTGATCCAAAAGGCGTTGATCATGTTAAATTAAAACTTGATCATCTAGGCGCTGATTTGATTATGTCTCGCTTGCCTGGTATTCGCGAGTTATCTATGAAGTTTGCCGGTGTGGATCCAATCGTTGAACCGATTCCAGTTGTTCCCACTTGCCACTACAGTATGGGAGGAATTCCTACCAATATGCATGGTCAGGTTATAACTAAAACTGATGGTAAAGAGCATGTGGTGGAGGGATTATATGCGGTAGGAGAATGTGCCTGCGTTTCAGTGCATGGAGCCAATCGATTAGGTGGTAATTCCTTATTGGATTTGGTGGTGTTTGGCCGTGCGGCCGGGATACATGTTGAAGAATTATGGCAATCAAATCAACTGCCTGATATGTCTTATGTGAGTGAAGACGATGTGGCGGCCTCCCTGGTTCGTTATGAGCGTTGGGAAAACTCAAAAGACGGTGAAAGCCATGCAGTAATACGAGATGAAATGCAAAGGGTAATGCAGGAAGATTTCGGAGTATTCCGTACAGGCGAGGTAATGGCTTCAGGATTGAAACGTTTACAATCCCTGCGCGATCGCTTGGCTCATGCTAAACTTGATGATAAAAGTCAAATTTTTAATACAGAACGCGTTGAAGCTATGGAATTGGATAATTTAATGGCAACTGCTTATGCAACGGCTTTATCCGCAATTGCGCGAACTGAGAGCAGAGGGGCGCACAGCAGGGAAGATTATCCAAAACGAGATGATGCAAACTGGATTAAGCACACATTGTATTTTGAGGAAGGTGAGGTGATAGATTATCGTCCGGTTAATACCTCACCCAAGTATGTCGAGCCTTTTGAGCCGAAAGAACGCGTTTACTAATGAGGATATTTTATGGCTGATAGTAGAAAATTAATCCTGTCGATTTATCGCTATAATCCTGAGGTGGATGCCAAACCTTACATGAAAGATTATGAGATAGAAATTCCGGCTAAAAGTGATCCCATGCTACTTACTTTGCTTGAACGCTTGAAGGCTGAGCAAGATCCTTCTATTACTTACAGGCGGTCTTGCCGAGAAGGGGTATGTGGCTCTGATGGTATGAACATCAATGGGACTAATGGATTAGCTTGCATTACACATCTTTCGCAATTAAATACAGATAAAATTGTGATACGTCCTTTACCAGGTTTTCCAGTAATTCGTGACCTGGCAGTCGATATGACCCAATTTTATCAGCAATATGAACGCATTGAGCCTTATTTACAGAATGATGAAGTGGCACCTGCTCGAGAGAGGTTACAATCTCCTGAAGAGCGGGCACAATTGGATGGCTTGTATGAGTGCATTTTATGCGCTTGTTGTACCAGTTCATGTCCGTCTTATTGGTGGAATCCTGATAAATTTGTAGGCCCTGCTGGACTTTTACAAGCCAGGCGTTTTTTAGCAGACAGTCGTGATAAAGCAACGCAACATCGTTTGGATTTATTACAAGATCCTTTCAGTGTATTTCGTTGTCGTACTATTATGAATTGCACGAATGTATGCCCGAAGGGACTCAATCCAACGCAAGCGATTGCAAAAATTCGCACGCAAATGTTGACGCAGGAAACGTAATAAATCAGTTCTTGTTACTCAGATAGCTTCTGAGTGAACCCTTTGGAGAGAATGATAATGAGCAGTTCTGATCTGCAAAAAGAATGGGCTTCTTCCTATTTGTCTGGAGGAAGTATGGCTTATGTTGATAGTCTTTATGAGGATTACCTCGCAGACCCTGGTTCAGTGTCAGAGGATTGGAGAGCGGTATTTAGCGCTTTACCTAAAGTAGACGGTACTACTAAAGAAGTATCTCATAGAGACATTCGCGATTATTTTTTGCAGCATGCTGATAAGAAGCTTAATAAAATAATTCAAACTGCAGACAGTCAGCAGTACCAGGTTGCCAGTTTGATTAATGATTTTAGATCATTAGGGCATCTTGCTGCAAAGCTAGATCCATTGGAAATGACGGAGCGTATGCCAGTGCCACGCCTGGAGTTGGCTTATCATAATCTTGCCGATGTTGATGTTAACCGTACTTTTTTTGCTGGTACCAGTTTTAATGGGCCAGAGATGACTTTGGGGGAAATATACAACGCCCTTCGCGAAGCATACTGCCGCAGTATAGGCATTGAATATATGCATATATCTGATACTGAAGTCACTGAATGGTTACAACATAAGATGGAATCTGTCCGTGGCTGCCCTGAATTCAGCACAAAGGAAAAACTGAGCATCCTTAAAGACTTGATAGCGGCCGATGGTTTGGAGCGTTATCTCGGAACCCGATATGTTGGTCAAAAGCGATTTTCTCTTGAAGGGGGAGATTCTTTAATTCCAATGATGAAAGAAATCATTAGAAGATCGGGTGTAAATCATGTTAAAGAGCTTGTCATTGGAATGGCGCATAGAGGGCGCTTAAATGTGTTAGTGAATGTGCTCGGTAAAGAGCCAGGACTATTGTTTCAAGAATTTGAAGGAAAAATTAAATACGAACGAACTGGTGATGTGAAGTATCATCTGGGTTTTTCCTCTGACATAAAAACAGAATCAGGCGCTATTGTACACTTGGCTTTGGCATTTAACCCTTCCCACTTGGAAATTATTGGGCCAGTAGTTGAAGGATCGGTACG
Above is a genomic segment from Legionella pneumophila subsp. pascullei containing:
- a CDS encoding class I SAM-dependent DNA methyltransferase → MTKLKNLDTYLSLCTEVYDLSKPNPPEDAYAFYRSYVMNVKGPILEPMCGTGRFLLPLIEEGFEVHGFDASEYMLDALNIKAKAKNIKPKVWRGFVEDLTRPEKYNLIFIPSGSFCLIIDPATVRLALETFYNHLSDDGILLFEGETLKAVPQLDAWRGSVWHKPNGQMIMLSQLATLKDQVCHSIGKYELVHNNSIIHTEVEELRVRIYDPQELTGILKSCGFKNVRLIKAFDSAATPNAQDEAIIYECRK
- a CDS encoding AAA family ATPase, which gives rise to MTPHIIGISGITGAGKSTLAKALSLDLKATLISWDDFDDISLEPEDYIEWYHKGCNYNEFQRERLAKTLANLKSKKESIHPVLRTLLKPTEYIIFDAPLGKLHIQTGEYIDTCVHIEVPLDISLCRRVLRDFKDELQTKENLLEEISFYLNHSRPLFFDDDLKQNATIVIDGLLSTEVQIQIIKNFLIGKKDDKTKKPGYLS
- a CDS encoding GNAT family N-acetyltransferase → MITIDLLKNYPDTILGCAKIWHEVLGKIWVPEIPVEQVIQRFSEHLNADKLPITFIALDAGKPVGMCSLRENDGIKPDITPWLGSLVVDPAYQKQGIGSRLIDATKNKARDLGFNKLHLFAFDPTIPNYYSRLGWAIIGMDKFKGHPVTVMEILL
- a CDS encoding aminoglycoside phosphotransferase family protein, encoding MNQNHIKRLCQHFNLGDPIQEPQRVHGGLLHIMWQLNTDKGSFAIKQLSKDINLTDHRVIRNYELSENIASAFVALGIPAVNAIEKSDKHLFIINETGFLVYPWVNAKALDKDTVSASQALEIARILSKMHQINVQFKEIDGAEFDIHENDKIIALIDLAQKKNLAIASSLMESSVTILEINTNYHDAILMLNDHTVISHGDLDQKNVLWDCSKNPVLIDWESARKLNPTYEIVNAALDWSGITTQLDKNLFGKMIRAYKEAGGIIDINIVEAAFFGVLGNWINWMVYNIQRAANQHDPEQQKIGMEQVMQVLPTIIRLKSLMPELINVSKA
- the lvgA gene encoding Dot/Icm type IV secretion system effector LvgA produces the protein MADGDIEIKAGFAETDLDDRKLTMIDDLNNPLTIVERVYLIWWHWADFHLHVISPHIDTITPAIVIEPELIPGSNDHEFVYPIHDSGSKLSTSKSQDMFSAGMSMCKLFYTIEKMVHILVDRLKSGGVSMEAEVQIAFAGHEIAQRKAFESIINLPYNVVVTNFDPGIWGEKYLQNVKRLADKGYGYPPESPRENYKHPVSSATTARK
- a CDS encoding RDD family protein, whose translation is MFFIKYTGAMIYDLIILSILFFAYTSVLLLFTHGQAIPPATRWYQCSLFSIVFVYYYASIRFGGQTVGMKAWRFKLTTDSGKKLSRQQIIARFFYFIPATLIAPFCLKGSYVLLHQWTQTCFKKV
- a CDS encoding EAL and HDOD domain-containing protein, whose amino-acid sequence is MITKRPIYNQQLKCVAFEILSCRNVMLNEELTRQLYDLIYHTDTQLPLFVPFSLKKMLEQFETPINNPIILKLSADEIESVYSLAELQDSLFSIALLINTPQQLAWLNFAEYIGLTEQLMSKSDVTKVVQYSKAKNRKIIAYGLNQHVNFEKCKAMTMDYYCGDFLLNPIAEERTEIAANKLNVLQLIQELQKEDCDLNTITHIIQADPLLSYQLLKLVNSVGFSSGPSIESIDQAVARLGIINLKKWVMLFSMKNISDKPIEILESGLIRAHMAEALAKKSSNIFSQSAYTAGLLSILDCLLNKPMPALVEHITLAEEIKNALTNKSGPLGSLLSLVIAYEEGHWEEVTQLNINGIDLSQLYIDSLALVSQGTKIMNS
- the sdhC gene encoding succinate dehydrogenase, cytochrome b556 subunit, which encodes MNKKRPINLDLSSLKFPPMAIASILHRISGVLIFLLFPFVLFILGCSLQSEESFVQTKIILANPYYKLMLWAFGASMIYHVIAGIRHLIMDMGFGESLRVGRMSAVSIIVLAVILAIFLGIWIW
- the sdhD gene encoding succinate dehydrogenase, hydrophobic membrane anchor protein — its product is MVNNVTSLTGNGLKDWLIQRVTAVYFAAYLIFLFGFILSNPDLSFSQWHLLFANKAFQIATTIGLIALTLHAWIGIWTVTTDYMKCTVIRLSVQLLVVLWLLSQFIWGLMIIWGQ
- the sdhA gene encoding succinate dehydrogenase flavoprotein subunit, whose protein sequence is MTVARNRFDAVIIGAGGAGMRAALQMTNSGLKVALLSKVFPTRSHTVSAQGGITAALGNADEDDWRWHMYDTVKGADYIGDQDCIEYLCKTGPEAVYELEHMGLPFSRMDNGKIYQRQFGGQSKHFGGEQAARTCAAADRTGHALLHTLYQQNLKAKTHVFSEWYALDLVKNSQGRIAGVTAMCMETGEIVFFQTRVCILATGGAGRIFQSTTNAFINTGDGFGMALRAGIPLQDMEMWQFHPTGIAGAGVLVTEGCRGEGGYLINKDGERFMERYAPRVKDLASRDVVARAMALEIRAGKGFDPKGVDHVKLKLDHLGADLIMSRLPGIRELSMKFAGVDPIVEPIPVVPTCHYSMGGIPTNMHGQVITKTDGKEHVVEGLYAVGECACVSVHGANRLGGNSLLDLVVFGRAAGIHVEELWQSNQLPDMSYVSEDDVAASLVRYERWENSKDGESHAVIRDEMQRVMQEDFGVFRTGEVMASGLKRLQSLRDRLAHAKLDDKSQIFNTERVEAMELDNLMATAYATALSAIARTESRGAHSREDYPKRDDANWIKHTLYFEEGEVIDYRPVNTSPKYVEPFEPKERVY
- a CDS encoding succinate dehydrogenase iron-sulfur subunit encodes the protein MADSRKLILSIYRYNPEVDAKPYMKDYEIEIPAKSDPMLLTLLERLKAEQDPSITYRRSCREGVCGSDGMNINGTNGLACITHLSQLNTDKIVIRPLPGFPVIRDLAVDMTQFYQQYERIEPYLQNDEVAPARERLQSPEERAQLDGLYECILCACCTSSCPSYWWNPDKFVGPAGLLQARRFLADSRDKATQHRLDLLQDPFSVFRCRTIMNCTNVCPKGLNPTQAIAKIRTQMLTQET